A single genomic interval of Syntrophobotulus glycolicus DSM 8271 harbors:
- a CDS encoding [FeFe] hydrogenase, group A: MASKAGRAKKLSRRSFLKLVGGASLVGVSLNLAGCGKALTAEEAVGGNGWMPSQYNAPGNWPTNVRGRVSIDPANPSIVRDDQKCILCGQCIEVCQNVQTVYGNYELPIKDEIVCVNCGQCTHWCPSGAITEKDEIDKVLQAIEDPEITVVVQTAPATRVGLGEEFGMPIGTNVEGKQVAALRKLGFDTIFDTTFTADLTIMEEGTELVKRVTGELNKPTPQLTSCCPGWVKFVEYFYPDLIPNLSSAKSPQQMAGALIKTYFAKTQKIDPEKIFSVSIMPCTAKKFEAQRSEFSSADKEFKDSKATADVDVVLTTKELAKMIKKKGIDFASLQDEKYDKLMGEGTGAGVIFGATGGVMEAAIRSVYYLVTKQAPPAALWNLTPVRGLTGVKEASVNIPGLGDVKVAVISGLANARKVMDQVKAGNASWAFIEVMACPGGCQYGGGQPRAAAPPSDTIRTQRSNSLYTLDKNAKVRNSHENTEITQIYKDYLHAPMSHLAEEILHTEYESRANTFTPQKSGSKLS; the protein is encoded by the coding sequence ATGGCAAGTAAAGCAGGGCGAGCTAAAAAATTGTCCAGACGTTCTTTCCTCAAGCTTGTTGGGGGAGCAAGTTTGGTCGGTGTCTCGCTGAATCTGGCTGGATGCGGTAAAGCGTTAACGGCAGAAGAAGCCGTCGGCGGAAATGGTTGGATGCCGTCACAGTACAATGCACCAGGAAACTGGCCAACCAATGTTCGTGGTCGGGTTTCTATTGATCCCGCAAATCCTTCGATTGTCAGAGATGATCAAAAATGTATTCTTTGTGGACAATGTATTGAAGTATGTCAAAATGTTCAAACAGTCTATGGAAACTATGAGCTTCCGATTAAAGATGAGATCGTTTGTGTGAACTGCGGACAATGTACACATTGGTGTCCATCAGGAGCGATCACTGAAAAAGACGAAATCGATAAGGTGCTGCAGGCAATCGAAGACCCGGAAATCACTGTGGTTGTTCAAACCGCGCCCGCAACAAGAGTTGGTCTGGGTGAAGAATTTGGGATGCCGATTGGAACAAATGTTGAAGGAAAACAAGTTGCAGCTCTGAGAAAATTAGGATTTGATACGATTTTTGACACAACCTTCACAGCCGACCTGACCATCATGGAAGAAGGCACTGAATTAGTAAAACGTGTGACGGGCGAACTGAATAAACCTACTCCTCAGCTCACATCATGCTGCCCGGGTTGGGTGAAATTTGTTGAATATTTTTATCCCGATCTTATTCCAAATTTATCATCAGCAAAATCACCTCAGCAAATGGCGGGAGCGTTGATCAAAACTTATTTTGCCAAAACACAAAAGATTGATCCGGAAAAGATTTTTTCTGTCTCCATCATGCCTTGTACCGCAAAAAAATTCGAGGCTCAGCGTTCAGAATTTTCCTCGGCAGACAAAGAGTTTAAGGATAGCAAAGCTACGGCGGATGTAGATGTTGTCCTGACGACCAAAGAGCTGGCCAAAATGATCAAGAAAAAAGGCATAGATTTTGCTTCCCTTCAAGATGAAAAGTATGACAAACTCATGGGTGAAGGAACGGGTGCCGGTGTAATCTTCGGTGCAACCGGCGGAGTTATGGAAGCAGCGATCCGCTCCGTGTACTATCTTGTCACGAAACAGGCTCCGCCTGCGGCTTTGTGGAATTTGACCCCGGTTAGAGGCTTGACTGGTGTAAAGGAAGCTTCTGTCAATATTCCCGGTCTCGGTGATGTGAAGGTTGCCGTTATCTCAGGTTTGGCTAATGCGCGTAAAGTTATGGATCAGGTTAAGGCAGGGAATGCTTCCTGGGCCTTTATTGAAGTCATGGCATGTCCGGGCGGCTGCCAATATGGCGGCGGGCAGCCAAGAGCTGCTGCTCCCCCGAGTGATACGATCCGTACCCAGCGTTCCAATTCTCTCTATACACTGGATAAGAACGCTAAAGTGCGTAACAGTCATGAAAATACAGAAATTACTCAGATCTATAAAGATTACCTGCATGCACCAATGAGCCATTTGGCAGAAGAAATACTGCATACAGAATACGAATCCAGAGCAAATACGTTTACTCCCCAAAAATCAGGAAGTAAATTATCCTAA